A region of Argentina anserina chromosome 5, drPotAnse1.1, whole genome shotgun sequence DNA encodes the following proteins:
- the LOC126793124 gene encoding uncharacterized protein LOC126793124, protein MMWDEWGDNNFSDTDEQQQQQTDQDSHLNFDFFSELSKPKDYYKILEVDYDATDDTIRSNYIRLALKWHPDKQKDQNCSTSRFQEINEAYQVLSDPAKRIEYDKQGMLYVYDYNITEYLNRYKGLILTCNGLGIRHSIW, encoded by the exons ATGATGTGGGATGAGTGGGGCGACAACAACTTCTCCGACACCGatgaacaacaacaacaacagacCGACCAAGATTCCCACTTGAACTTCGATTTCTTCTCCGAGCTATCCAAGCCCAAG GATTATTATAAGATACTTGAAGTGGATTATGATGCCACCGACGATACCATTCGCTCCAATTACATCCGTCTCGCCCTG AAATGGCACCCAGATAAGCAAAAGGACCAGAACTGTTCCACCTCCAGGTTTCAAGAAATAAACGAGGCGTATCAAG TCTTGAGTGACCCAGCTAAGAGAATAGAATATGACAAGCAAGGGATGCTTTATGTCTATGATTATAACATAACT GAGTATCTTAACCGCTACAAAGGTCTTATATTGACATGCAATGGCCTTGGGATAAGGCATTCAATTTGGTAA
- the LOC126793122 gene encoding 14-3-3-like protein B has protein sequence MASVIPDNLTRDQYVYLAKLAEQAERYEEMVQFMEKLVVGSTPASELTVEERNLLSVAYKNVIGSLRAAWRIVSSIEQKEEGRKNEEHVVLVKEYRSKVEAELSEVCASILKILDSNLVPSASSSESRVFYLKMKGDYHRYLAEFKSAEERKAAAEDTMLSYKAAQDVAAADLAPTHPIRLGLALNFSVFYYEILNQSDKACSMAKQAFEEAIAELDTLGEESYKDSTLIMQLLRDNLTLWTSDVTDGLDEP, from the exons ATGGCGTCCGTCATCCCCGATAACCTAACCAGAGACCAGTACGTGTACCTGGCCAAGCTCGCCGAGCAGGCCGAGCGCTACGAGGAGATGGTCCAGTTCATGGAGAAGCTCGTCGTCGGGTCAACCCCGGCGTCGGAGCTCACCGTCGAGGAGCGCAACCTCCTCTCCGTGGCCTACAAGAACGTGATCGGGTCGCTCCGGGCGGCGTGGCGGATCGTGTCGTCGATCGAGCAGAAGGAGGAGGGCCGCAAGAACGAGGAGCACGTGGTGCTCGTCAAGGAGTACAGATCCAAGGTCGAGGCCGAGCTCTCTGAGGTCTGCGCTAGCATCCTCAAGATTCTCGACTCCAATCTCGTGCCGTCGGCGTCGAGCAGCGAGTCGAGGGTGTTCTatttgaagatgaaggggGACTACCACCGCTACTTGGCGGAGTTCAAGTCGGCTGAGGAGAGGAAGGCTGCTGCTGAGGACACCATGCTCTCGTACAAGGCTGCTCAG GACGTGGCGGCTGCGGATCTGGCACCAACTCACCCCATTCGATTGGGTCTGGCTCTGAACTTCTCGGTGTTCTACTATGAGATTCTCAATCAGTCTGATAAAGCTTGCAGCATGGCCAAACAG GCATTTGAGGAAGCTATTGCTGAGCTAGACACTTTGGGAGAAGAATCCTACAAGGACAGCACTCTCATCATGCAACTTTTGAGGGACAACCTGACTCTTTGGACCTCAGATGTGACG GACGGGTTAGACGAACCATAG
- the LOC126795826 gene encoding LOW QUALITY PROTEIN: pentatricopeptide repeat-containing protein At5g18475-like (The sequence of the model RefSeq protein was modified relative to this genomic sequence to represent the inferred CDS: inserted 4 bases in 3 codons): MNFRRVYFSWPRGFSSSPSTILSSVSWISPLMLSKFSAHQPDPPPETXRNETRRKSKYISHDAAINLIKRERDPQHALKFFNMVSEQKGFDHNNATYATVLNKLAKSKKFNAVDAVLYEMKYDTCKFYEGIFLNLMKHFSKFSMHERVLEMFHVIQPIVREKPSLKCISTCLNLLIEANQVDLAQKFLMHLKKSLNLKLNTCIVNILVKHHCKNGDLESAFEVLKELKKSKLSDPNLITYSTLIDGLYHSGRLTEAMDXFEEMISNEQIMPDGLTYNXLMKGFCRAGKVDRARKVLDFMKSNGCNPNVVNYSTLMNGFCEEERLKEAQKLLDENHEMTSFGIAPDTFVYTTLIDCYCRTERVDVAIKMLKEMRGRRCKADTVTFNVILGGLCREGRIEDALKMLDKLPYEGIYLDKGSYRIVLNSLYQKGELNKGIEWLKLMMGRGFVPHYATSNELLVSLCEAGMTEDAIMALFQLVEMGFKPLPESWSLFVESICRERKLLPAFELLR, encoded by the exons ATGAATTTCAGGAGAGTTTATTTTAGTTGGCCCCGAGGgttctcttcctctccttccACAATCTTATCGTCTGTTTCATGGATTTCTCCTCTTATGTTATCAAAATTCAGTGCTCACCAACCAGATCCTCCTCCTGAAA ACAGGAACGAAACTAGGAGGAAATCCAAATACATTTCTCATGATGCTGCCATCAACTTAATAAAACGTGAGAGAGATCCACAACATGCGTTGAAATTTTTTAACATGGTTTCGGAGCAGAAGGGTTTCGACCACAACAATGCCACATATGCAACTGTCCTCAATAAGCTTGCTAAGTCCAAGAAGTTCAATGCTGTTGATGCAGTTCTCTATGAAATGAAGTACGATACCTGCAAATTTTATGAGGGTATATTCCTTAATCTTATGAAGCACTTTTCCAAATTTTCTATGCATGAGAGAGTTCTTGAAATGTTCCATGTCATCCAGCCAATAGTTCGGGAAAAGCCGTCTCTCAAATGCATTAGTACTTGTCTTAATCTACTTATCGAAGCGAATCAGGTTGATTTGGCCCAAAAGTTTCTCATGCATTTGAAGAAGAGTCTTAACTTGAAGCTGAATACATGCATAGTCAACATCTTGGTTAAGCACCATTGCAAAAATGGGGATCTTGAATCTGCCTTTGAGGTTTTGAAGGAATTGAAAAAATCAAAGCTTTCGGATCCTAATTTGATTACTTACTCAACTCTAATTGATGGTCTATATCACAGTGGAAGACTGACAGAAGCAATGG TCTTTGAGGAAATGATCTCAAACGAGCAGATAATGCCTGATGGCCTAACATACAA TTTGATGAAGGGTTTTTGCCGTGCTgggaaagttgatagggcgaGAAAGGTTTTAGATTTTATGAAGAGCAATGGATGCAACCCAAATGTAGTAAATTATTCAACCCTGATGAATGGTTTCTGTGAGGAGGAAAGGTTAAAAGAAGCCCAGAAACTTTTGGATGAAAATCATGAAATGACGAGCTTCGGTATAGCACCAGATACATTTGTCTACACTACTTTAATTGATTGCTACTGTAGGACTGAGAGAGTTGATGTAGCGATAAAGATGCTCAAAGAGATGAGAGGAAGACGGTGCAAAGCGGACACTGTGACTTTCAATGTGATACTTGGAGGATTATGTAGAGAAGGTAGAATTGAAGATGCTCTTAAGATGCTGGACAAACTTCCTTATGAGGGTATCTATCTGGACAAGGGAAGCTACAGAATCGTGTTGAATTCCTTGTATCAGAAAGGTGAATTAAACAAAGGTATAGAGTGGTTGAAATTGATGATGGGCAGGGGGTTTGTTCCACATTATGCAACTTCAAATGAGTTGCTGGTTAGCCTTTGTGAGGCCGGAATGACAGAGGATGCAATTATGGCGTTGTTTCAATTGGTGGAGATGGGATTCAAACCACTGCCCGAATCCTGGTCCCTTTTTGTTGAATCAATTTGCAGAGAAAGAAAGCTGCTGCCTGCATTTGAACTTCTCAGATGA